In Rattus norvegicus strain BN/NHsdMcwi chromosome 1, GRCr8, whole genome shotgun sequence, a genomic segment contains:
- the Hpn gene encoding serine protease hepsin isoform X3 codes for MADEEPGAHRGGSTCPRPQPGKGGRTAPCCSRPKVAALTVGTLLFLTGIGAASWAIVTILLRSDQEPLYQVQLSPGDSRLLVLDKTEGTWRLLCSSRSNARVAGLGCEEMGFLRALAHSELDVRTAGANGTSGFFCVDEGGLPLAQRLLDVISVCDCPRGRFLTATCQDCGRRKLPVDRIVGGQDSSLGRWPWQVSLRYDGTHLCGGSLLSGDWVLTAAHCFPERNRVLSRWRVFAGAVARTSPHAVQLGVQAVIYHGGYLPFRDPTIDENSNDIALVHLSSSLPLTEYIQPVCLPAAGQALVDGKVCTVTGWGNTQFYGQQAVVLQEARVPIISNEVCNSPDFYGNQIKPKMFCAGYPEGGIDACQGDSGGPFVCEDRISGTSRWRLCGIVSWGTGCALARKPGVYTKVIDFREWIFQAIKPVALSIDSLRSYRHGNSALTPPHRLLRAAPASRVRVGLVAPAARGRLHTGPHMERFSARIQSIDPRMLGPRTSLPQWPAHSIPGPLASPSHPM; via the exons ATGGCAG ATGAGGAACCTGGGGCTCACAGAGGAGGTTCCACTTGTCCAAGACCCCAGCCTGGAAAGG GTGGCCGGACTGCACCATGCTGTTCCAGACCCAAGGTGGCAGCTCTCACTGTGGGGACCCTGCTGTTCCTGACAGGCATTGGGGCTGCGTCCTGGGCCATTG TGACCATCCTACTACGGAGTGACCAGGAGCCACTGTACCAAG TGCAGCTCAGTCCCGGGGACTCTCGACTTTTGGTGTTGGACAAGACAGAGGGAACGTGGAGGCTGCTGTGCTCCTCACGCTCCAACGCCAGGGTAGCAGGGCTCGGCTGTGAGGAGATGGGCTTTCTCAG GGCTCTGGCGCACTCAGAGCTGGATGTGCGAACCGCGGGCGCCAACGGCACATCGGGCTTCTTCTGCGTGGACGAGGGCGGTCTGCCTCTGGCTCAGCGGTTGCTGGATGTCATCTCTGTATG CGACTGTCCTAGAGGCCGATTCCTGACTGCCACCTGCCAAG ACTGTGGCCGCAGGAAGCTGCCGGTGGATCGCATTGTGGGGGGCCAGGACAGCAGCCTGGGAAGATGGCCATGGCAGGTCAGCCTGCGTTATGATGGGACCCACCTCTGTGGGGGATCCCTGCTGTCCGGGGACTGGGTACTGACCGCTGCACACTGCTTTCCAGA GAGGAACCGGGTCCTGTCTCGGTGGCGAGTATTTGCTGGTGCTGTAGCCCGGACCTCACCTCATGCCGTGCAGCTGGGGGTTCAGGCTGTGATCTATCATGGGGGCTACCTTCCCTTTCGAGACCCTACTATCGACGAAAACAGCAATGACATTGCCCTGGTCCACCTCTCTAGCTCCCTGCCTCTCACAG AATACATCCAGCCGGTGTGTCTCCCTGCTGCGGGACAGGCCCTGGTGGACGGCAAGGTCTGTACAGTGACCGGCTGGGGTAACACACAGTTCTATG GCCAGCAAGCTGTGGTGCTCCAAGAGGCCCGGGTCCCCATCATAAGCAACGAAGTTTGCAACAGCCCCGACTTCTACGGGAATCAGATCAAACCCAAGATGTTCTGTGCTGGCTATCCTGAGGGTGGTATTGATGCATGCCAG GGTGACAGCGGAGGCCCCTTTGTATGTGAGGACAGAATCTCTGGAACATCAAGATGGCGGCTCTGCGGCATTGTAAGCTGGGGTACGGGCTGTGCTTTGGCCCGGAAGCCGGGAGTGTACACCAAAGTCATTGACTTCCGGGAGTGGATCTTCCAGGCCATAAAG CCTGTGGCTCTTTCCATAGACTCACTCCGAAGCTACCGGCATGGTAACTCAGCCCTGACCCCGCCTCATCGCCTGCTCCGCGCTGCTCCAGCATCCAGAGTCAGAGTTGGTCTGGTGGCTCCAGCCGCACGTGGCAGGCTCCACACTGGGCCTCACATGGAACGGTTTTCTGCTCGGATCCAGTCCATAGATCCAAGGATGCTGGGTCCAAGGACCTCTCTTCCACAGTGGCCGGCCCACTCAATCCCAGGGCCATTGgcctcaccctcccaccccatGTAA
- the Hpn gene encoding serine protease hepsin isoform X4 codes for MAKEGGRTAPCCSRPKVAALTVGTLLFLTGIGAASWAIVTILLRSDQEPLYQVQLSPGDSRLLVLDKTEGTWRLLCSSRSNARVAGLGCEEMGFLRALAHSELDVRTAGANGTSGFFCVDEGGLPLAQRLLDVISVCDCPRGRFLTATCQDCGRRKLPVDRIVGGQDSSLGRWPWQVSLRYDGTHLCGGSLLSGDWVLTAAHCFPERNRVLSRWRVFAGAVARTSPHAVQLGVQAVIYHGGYLPFRDPTIDENSNDIALVHLSSSLPLTEYIQPVCLPAAGQALVDGKVCTVTGWGNTQFYGQQAVVLQEARVPIISNEVCNSPDFYGNQIKPKMFCAGYPEGGIDACQGDSGGPFVCEDRISGTSRWRLCGIVSWGTGCALARKPGVYTKVIDFREWIFQAIKPVALSIDSLRSYRHGNSALTPPHRLLRAAPASRVRVGLVAPAARGRLHTGPHMERFSARIQSIDPRMLGPRTSLPQWPAHSIPGPLASPSHPM; via the exons GTGGCCGGACTGCACCATGCTGTTCCAGACCCAAGGTGGCAGCTCTCACTGTGGGGACCCTGCTGTTCCTGACAGGCATTGGGGCTGCGTCCTGGGCCATTG TGACCATCCTACTACGGAGTGACCAGGAGCCACTGTACCAAG TGCAGCTCAGTCCCGGGGACTCTCGACTTTTGGTGTTGGACAAGACAGAGGGAACGTGGAGGCTGCTGTGCTCCTCACGCTCCAACGCCAGGGTAGCAGGGCTCGGCTGTGAGGAGATGGGCTTTCTCAG GGCTCTGGCGCACTCAGAGCTGGATGTGCGAACCGCGGGCGCCAACGGCACATCGGGCTTCTTCTGCGTGGACGAGGGCGGTCTGCCTCTGGCTCAGCGGTTGCTGGATGTCATCTCTGTATG CGACTGTCCTAGAGGCCGATTCCTGACTGCCACCTGCCAAG ACTGTGGCCGCAGGAAGCTGCCGGTGGATCGCATTGTGGGGGGCCAGGACAGCAGCCTGGGAAGATGGCCATGGCAGGTCAGCCTGCGTTATGATGGGACCCACCTCTGTGGGGGATCCCTGCTGTCCGGGGACTGGGTACTGACCGCTGCACACTGCTTTCCAGA GAGGAACCGGGTCCTGTCTCGGTGGCGAGTATTTGCTGGTGCTGTAGCCCGGACCTCACCTCATGCCGTGCAGCTGGGGGTTCAGGCTGTGATCTATCATGGGGGCTACCTTCCCTTTCGAGACCCTACTATCGACGAAAACAGCAATGACATTGCCCTGGTCCACCTCTCTAGCTCCCTGCCTCTCACAG AATACATCCAGCCGGTGTGTCTCCCTGCTGCGGGACAGGCCCTGGTGGACGGCAAGGTCTGTACAGTGACCGGCTGGGGTAACACACAGTTCTATG GCCAGCAAGCTGTGGTGCTCCAAGAGGCCCGGGTCCCCATCATAAGCAACGAAGTTTGCAACAGCCCCGACTTCTACGGGAATCAGATCAAACCCAAGATGTTCTGTGCTGGCTATCCTGAGGGTGGTATTGATGCATGCCAG GGTGACAGCGGAGGCCCCTTTGTATGTGAGGACAGAATCTCTGGAACATCAAGATGGCGGCTCTGCGGCATTGTAAGCTGGGGTACGGGCTGTGCTTTGGCCCGGAAGCCGGGAGTGTACACCAAAGTCATTGACTTCCGGGAGTGGATCTTCCAGGCCATAAAG CCTGTGGCTCTTTCCATAGACTCACTCCGAAGCTACCGGCATGGTAACTCAGCCCTGACCCCGCCTCATCGCCTGCTCCGCGCTGCTCCAGCATCCAGAGTCAGAGTTGGTCTGGTGGCTCCAGCCGCACGTGGCAGGCTCCACACTGGGCCTCACATGGAACGGTTTTCTGCTCGGATCCAGTCCATAGATCCAAGGATGCTGGGTCCAAGGACCTCTCTTCCACAGTGGCCGGCCCACTCAATCCCAGGGCCATTGgcctcaccctcccaccccatGTAA
- the Hpn gene encoding serine protease hepsin isoform X1, whose translation MRNLGLTEEVPLVQDPSLERQGTGPVPTTCCAEDQAGSGPSLLSVAGGRTAPCCSRPKVAALTVGTLLFLTGIGAASWAIVTILLRSDQEPLYQVQLSPGDSRLLVLDKTEGTWRLLCSSRSNARVAGLGCEEMGFLRALAHSELDVRTAGANGTSGFFCVDEGGLPLAQRLLDVISVCDCPRGRFLTATCQDCGRRKLPVDRIVGGQDSSLGRWPWQVSLRYDGTHLCGGSLLSGDWVLTAAHCFPERNRVLSRWRVFAGAVARTSPHAVQLGVQAVIYHGGYLPFRDPTIDENSNDIALVHLSSSLPLTEYIQPVCLPAAGQALVDGKVCTVTGWGNTQFYGQQAVVLQEARVPIISNEVCNSPDFYGNQIKPKMFCAGYPEGGIDACQGDSGGPFVCEDRISGTSRWRLCGIVSWGTGCALARKPGVYTKVIDFREWIFQAIKPVALSIDSLRSYRHGNSALTPPHRLLRAAPASRVRVGLVAPAARGRLHTGPHMERFSARIQSIDPRMLGPRTSLPQWPAHSIPGPLASPSHPM comes from the exons ATGAGGAACCTGGGGCTCACAGAGGAGGTTCCACTTGTCCAAGACCCCAGCCTGGAAAGG CAGGGGACTGGCCCAGTGCCCACCACTTGCTGTGCTGAGGACCAAGCTGGCAGTGGCCCCAGCTTGCTGTCTGTTGCAGGTGGCCGGACTGCACCATGCTGTTCCAGACCCAAGGTGGCAGCTCTCACTGTGGGGACCCTGCTGTTCCTGACAGGCATTGGGGCTGCGTCCTGGGCCATTG TGACCATCCTACTACGGAGTGACCAGGAGCCACTGTACCAAG TGCAGCTCAGTCCCGGGGACTCTCGACTTTTGGTGTTGGACAAGACAGAGGGAACGTGGAGGCTGCTGTGCTCCTCACGCTCCAACGCCAGGGTAGCAGGGCTCGGCTGTGAGGAGATGGGCTTTCTCAG GGCTCTGGCGCACTCAGAGCTGGATGTGCGAACCGCGGGCGCCAACGGCACATCGGGCTTCTTCTGCGTGGACGAGGGCGGTCTGCCTCTGGCTCAGCGGTTGCTGGATGTCATCTCTGTATG CGACTGTCCTAGAGGCCGATTCCTGACTGCCACCTGCCAAG ACTGTGGCCGCAGGAAGCTGCCGGTGGATCGCATTGTGGGGGGCCAGGACAGCAGCCTGGGAAGATGGCCATGGCAGGTCAGCCTGCGTTATGATGGGACCCACCTCTGTGGGGGATCCCTGCTGTCCGGGGACTGGGTACTGACCGCTGCACACTGCTTTCCAGA GAGGAACCGGGTCCTGTCTCGGTGGCGAGTATTTGCTGGTGCTGTAGCCCGGACCTCACCTCATGCCGTGCAGCTGGGGGTTCAGGCTGTGATCTATCATGGGGGCTACCTTCCCTTTCGAGACCCTACTATCGACGAAAACAGCAATGACATTGCCCTGGTCCACCTCTCTAGCTCCCTGCCTCTCACAG AATACATCCAGCCGGTGTGTCTCCCTGCTGCGGGACAGGCCCTGGTGGACGGCAAGGTCTGTACAGTGACCGGCTGGGGTAACACACAGTTCTATG GCCAGCAAGCTGTGGTGCTCCAAGAGGCCCGGGTCCCCATCATAAGCAACGAAGTTTGCAACAGCCCCGACTTCTACGGGAATCAGATCAAACCCAAGATGTTCTGTGCTGGCTATCCTGAGGGTGGTATTGATGCATGCCAG GGTGACAGCGGAGGCCCCTTTGTATGTGAGGACAGAATCTCTGGAACATCAAGATGGCGGCTCTGCGGCATTGTAAGCTGGGGTACGGGCTGTGCTTTGGCCCGGAAGCCGGGAGTGTACACCAAAGTCATTGACTTCCGGGAGTGGATCTTCCAGGCCATAAAG CCTGTGGCTCTTTCCATAGACTCACTCCGAAGCTACCGGCATGGTAACTCAGCCCTGACCCCGCCTCATCGCCTGCTCCGCGCTGCTCCAGCATCCAGAGTCAGAGTTGGTCTGGTGGCTCCAGCCGCACGTGGCAGGCTCCACACTGGGCCTCACATGGAACGGTTTTCTGCTCGGATCCAGTCCATAGATCCAAGGATGCTGGGTCCAAGGACCTCTCTTCCACAGTGGCCGGCCCACTCAATCCCAGGGCCATTGgcctcaccctcccaccccatGTAA
- the Hpn gene encoding serine protease hepsin isoform X2, with the protein MAKEDEEPGAHRGGSTCPRPQPGKGGRTAPCCSRPKVAALTVGTLLFLTGIGAASWAIVTILLRSDQEPLYQVQLSPGDSRLLVLDKTEGTWRLLCSSRSNARVAGLGCEEMGFLRALAHSELDVRTAGANGTSGFFCVDEGGLPLAQRLLDVISVCDCPRGRFLTATCQDCGRRKLPVDRIVGGQDSSLGRWPWQVSLRYDGTHLCGGSLLSGDWVLTAAHCFPERNRVLSRWRVFAGAVARTSPHAVQLGVQAVIYHGGYLPFRDPTIDENSNDIALVHLSSSLPLTEYIQPVCLPAAGQALVDGKVCTVTGWGNTQFYGQQAVVLQEARVPIISNEVCNSPDFYGNQIKPKMFCAGYPEGGIDACQGDSGGPFVCEDRISGTSRWRLCGIVSWGTGCALARKPGVYTKVIDFREWIFQAIKPVALSIDSLRSYRHGNSALTPPHRLLRAAPASRVRVGLVAPAARGRLHTGPHMERFSARIQSIDPRMLGPRTSLPQWPAHSIPGPLASPSHPM; encoded by the exons ATGAGGAACCTGGGGCTCACAGAGGAGGTTCCACTTGTCCAAGACCCCAGCCTGGAAAGG GTGGCCGGACTGCACCATGCTGTTCCAGACCCAAGGTGGCAGCTCTCACTGTGGGGACCCTGCTGTTCCTGACAGGCATTGGGGCTGCGTCCTGGGCCATTG TGACCATCCTACTACGGAGTGACCAGGAGCCACTGTACCAAG TGCAGCTCAGTCCCGGGGACTCTCGACTTTTGGTGTTGGACAAGACAGAGGGAACGTGGAGGCTGCTGTGCTCCTCACGCTCCAACGCCAGGGTAGCAGGGCTCGGCTGTGAGGAGATGGGCTTTCTCAG GGCTCTGGCGCACTCAGAGCTGGATGTGCGAACCGCGGGCGCCAACGGCACATCGGGCTTCTTCTGCGTGGACGAGGGCGGTCTGCCTCTGGCTCAGCGGTTGCTGGATGTCATCTCTGTATG CGACTGTCCTAGAGGCCGATTCCTGACTGCCACCTGCCAAG ACTGTGGCCGCAGGAAGCTGCCGGTGGATCGCATTGTGGGGGGCCAGGACAGCAGCCTGGGAAGATGGCCATGGCAGGTCAGCCTGCGTTATGATGGGACCCACCTCTGTGGGGGATCCCTGCTGTCCGGGGACTGGGTACTGACCGCTGCACACTGCTTTCCAGA GAGGAACCGGGTCCTGTCTCGGTGGCGAGTATTTGCTGGTGCTGTAGCCCGGACCTCACCTCATGCCGTGCAGCTGGGGGTTCAGGCTGTGATCTATCATGGGGGCTACCTTCCCTTTCGAGACCCTACTATCGACGAAAACAGCAATGACATTGCCCTGGTCCACCTCTCTAGCTCCCTGCCTCTCACAG AATACATCCAGCCGGTGTGTCTCCCTGCTGCGGGACAGGCCCTGGTGGACGGCAAGGTCTGTACAGTGACCGGCTGGGGTAACACACAGTTCTATG GCCAGCAAGCTGTGGTGCTCCAAGAGGCCCGGGTCCCCATCATAAGCAACGAAGTTTGCAACAGCCCCGACTTCTACGGGAATCAGATCAAACCCAAGATGTTCTGTGCTGGCTATCCTGAGGGTGGTATTGATGCATGCCAG GGTGACAGCGGAGGCCCCTTTGTATGTGAGGACAGAATCTCTGGAACATCAAGATGGCGGCTCTGCGGCATTGTAAGCTGGGGTACGGGCTGTGCTTTGGCCCGGAAGCCGGGAGTGTACACCAAAGTCATTGACTTCCGGGAGTGGATCTTCCAGGCCATAAAG CCTGTGGCTCTTTCCATAGACTCACTCCGAAGCTACCGGCATGGTAACTCAGCCCTGACCCCGCCTCATCGCCTGCTCCGCGCTGCTCCAGCATCCAGAGTCAGAGTTGGTCTGGTGGCTCCAGCCGCACGTGGCAGGCTCCACACTGGGCCTCACATGGAACGGTTTTCTGCTCGGATCCAGTCCATAGATCCAAGGATGCTGGGTCCAAGGACCTCTCTTCCACAGTGGCCGGCCCACTCAATCCCAGGGCCATTGgcctcaccctcccaccccatGTAA
- the Hpn gene encoding serine protease hepsin precursor (The RefSeq protein has 1 substitution compared to this genomic sequence), producing the protein MAKEGGRTAPCCSRPKVAALTVGTLLFLTGIGAASWAIVTILLRSDQEPLYQVQLSPGDSRLLVLDKTEGTWRLLCSSRSNARVAGLGCEEMGFLRALAHSELDVRTAGANGTSGFFCVDEGGLPLAQRLLDVISVCDCPRGRFLTATCQDCGRRKLPVDRIVGGQDSSLGRWPWQVSLRYDGTHLCGGSLLSGDWVLTAAHCFPERNRVLSRWRVFAGAVARTSPHAVQLGVQAVIYHGGYLPFRDPTIDENSNDIALVHLSSSLPLTEYIQPVCLPAAGQALVDGKVCTVTGWGNTQFYGQQAVVLQEARVPIISNEVCNSPDFYGNQIKPKMFCAGYPEGGIDACQGDSGGHFVCEDRISGTSRWRLCGIVSWGTGCALARKPGVYTKVIDFREWIFQAIKTHSEATGMVTQP; encoded by the exons GTGGCCGGACTGCACCATGCTGTTCCAGACCCAAGGTGGCAGCTCTCACTGTGGGGACCCTGCTGTTCCTGACAGGCATTGGGGCTGCGTCCTGGGCCATTG TGACCATCCTACTACGGAGTGACCAGGAGCCACTGTACCAAG TGCAGCTCAGTCCCGGGGACTCTCGACTTTTGGTGTTGGACAAGACAGAGGGAACGTGGAGGCTGCTGTGCTCCTCACGCTCCAACGCCAGGGTAGCAGGGCTCGGCTGTGAGGAGATGGGCTTTCTCAG GGCTCTGGCGCACTCAGAGCTGGATGTGCGAACCGCGGGCGCCAACGGCACATCGGGCTTCTTCTGCGTGGACGAGGGCGGTCTGCCTCTGGCTCAGCGGTTGCTGGATGTCATCTCTGTATG CGACTGTCCTAGAGGCCGATTCCTGACTGCCACCTGCCAAG ACTGTGGCCGCAGGAAGCTGCCGGTGGATCGCATTGTGGGGGGCCAGGACAGCAGCCTGGGAAGATGGCCATGGCAGGTCAGCCTGCGTTATGATGGGACCCACCTCTGTGGGGGATCCCTGCTGTCCGGGGACTGGGTACTGACCGCTGCACACTGCTTTCCAGA GAGGAACCGGGTCCTGTCTCGGTGGCGAGTATTTGCTGGTGCTGTAGCCCGGACCTCACCTCATGCCGTGCAGCTGGGGGTTCAGGCTGTGATCTATCATGGGGGCTACCTTCCCTTTCGAGACCCTACTATCGACGAAAACAGCAATGACATTGCCCTGGTCCACCTCTCTAGCTCCCTGCCTCTCACAG AATACATCCAGCCGGTGTGTCTCCCTGCTGCGGGACAGGCCCTGGTGGACGGCAAGGTCTGTACAGTGACCGGCTGGGGTAACACACAGTTCTATG GCCAGCAAGCTGTGGTGCTCCAAGAGGCCCGGGTCCCCATCATAAGCAACGAAGTTTGCAACAGCCCCGACTTCTACGGGAATCAGATCAAACCCAAGATGTTCTGTGCTGGCTATCCTGAGGGTGGTATTGATGCATGCCAG GGTGACAGCGGAGGCCCCTTTGTATGTGAGGACAGAATCTCTGGAACATCAAGATGGCGGCTCTGCGGCATTGTAAGCTGGGGTACGGGCTGTGCTTTGGCCCGGAAGCCGGGAGTGTACACCAAAGTCATTGACTTCCGGGAGTGGATCTTCCAGGCCATAAAG ACTCACTCCGAAGCTACCGGCATGGTAACTCAGCCCTGA
- the Hpn gene encoding serine protease hepsin isoform X6 — translation MAKEDEEPGAHRGGSTCPRPQPGKGGRTAPCCSRPKVAALTVGTLLFLTGIGAASWAIVTILLRSDQEPLYQVQLSPGDSRLLVLDKTEGTWRLLCSSRSNARVAGLGCEEMGFLRALAHSELDVRTAGANGTSGFFCVDEGGLPLAQRLLDVISVCDCPRGRFLTATCQDCGRRKLPVDRIVGGQDSSLGRWPWQVSLRYDGTHLCGGSLLSGDWVLTAAHCFPERNRVLSRWRVFAGAVARTSPHAVQLGVQAVIYHGGYLPFRDPTIDENSNDIALVHLSSSLPLTEYIQPVCLPAAGQALVDGKVCTVTGWGNTQFYGQQAVVLQEARVPIISNEVCNSPDFYGNQIKPKMFCAGYPEGGIDACQGDSGGPFVCEDRISGTSRWRLCGIVSWGTGCALARKPGVYTKVIDFREWIFQAIKTHSEATGMVTQP, via the exons ATGAGGAACCTGGGGCTCACAGAGGAGGTTCCACTTGTCCAAGACCCCAGCCTGGAAAGG GTGGCCGGACTGCACCATGCTGTTCCAGACCCAAGGTGGCAGCTCTCACTGTGGGGACCCTGCTGTTCCTGACAGGCATTGGGGCTGCGTCCTGGGCCATTG TGACCATCCTACTACGGAGTGACCAGGAGCCACTGTACCAAG TGCAGCTCAGTCCCGGGGACTCTCGACTTTTGGTGTTGGACAAGACAGAGGGAACGTGGAGGCTGCTGTGCTCCTCACGCTCCAACGCCAGGGTAGCAGGGCTCGGCTGTGAGGAGATGGGCTTTCTCAG GGCTCTGGCGCACTCAGAGCTGGATGTGCGAACCGCGGGCGCCAACGGCACATCGGGCTTCTTCTGCGTGGACGAGGGCGGTCTGCCTCTGGCTCAGCGGTTGCTGGATGTCATCTCTGTATG CGACTGTCCTAGAGGCCGATTCCTGACTGCCACCTGCCAAG ACTGTGGCCGCAGGAAGCTGCCGGTGGATCGCATTGTGGGGGGCCAGGACAGCAGCCTGGGAAGATGGCCATGGCAGGTCAGCCTGCGTTATGATGGGACCCACCTCTGTGGGGGATCCCTGCTGTCCGGGGACTGGGTACTGACCGCTGCACACTGCTTTCCAGA GAGGAACCGGGTCCTGTCTCGGTGGCGAGTATTTGCTGGTGCTGTAGCCCGGACCTCACCTCATGCCGTGCAGCTGGGGGTTCAGGCTGTGATCTATCATGGGGGCTACCTTCCCTTTCGAGACCCTACTATCGACGAAAACAGCAATGACATTGCCCTGGTCCACCTCTCTAGCTCCCTGCCTCTCACAG AATACATCCAGCCGGTGTGTCTCCCTGCTGCGGGACAGGCCCTGGTGGACGGCAAGGTCTGTACAGTGACCGGCTGGGGTAACACACAGTTCTATG GCCAGCAAGCTGTGGTGCTCCAAGAGGCCCGGGTCCCCATCATAAGCAACGAAGTTTGCAACAGCCCCGACTTCTACGGGAATCAGATCAAACCCAAGATGTTCTGTGCTGGCTATCCTGAGGGTGGTATTGATGCATGCCAG GGTGACAGCGGAGGCCCCTTTGTATGTGAGGACAGAATCTCTGGAACATCAAGATGGCGGCTCTGCGGCATTGTAAGCTGGGGTACGGGCTGTGCTTTGGCCCGGAAGCCGGGAGTGTACACCAAAGTCATTGACTTCCGGGAGTGGATCTTCCAGGCCATAAAG ACTCACTCCGAAGCTACCGGCATGGTAACTCAGCCCTGA
- the Hpn gene encoding serine protease hepsin isoform X5 — protein MRNLGLTEEVPLVQDPSLERQGTGPVPTTCCAEDQAGSGPSLLSVAGGRTAPCCSRPKVAALTVGTLLFLTGIGAASWAIVTILLRSDQEPLYQVQLSPGDSRLLVLDKTEGTWRLLCSSRSNARVAGLGCEEMGFLRALAHSELDVRTAGANGTSGFFCVDEGGLPLAQRLLDVISVCDCPRGRFLTATCQDCGRRKLPVDRIVGGQDSSLGRWPWQVSLRYDGTHLCGGSLLSGDWVLTAAHCFPERNRVLSRWRVFAGAVARTSPHAVQLGVQAVIYHGGYLPFRDPTIDENSNDIALVHLSSSLPLTEYIQPVCLPAAGQALVDGKVCTVTGWGNTQFYGQQAVVLQEARVPIISNEVCNSPDFYGNQIKPKMFCAGYPEGGIDACQGDSGGPFVCEDRISGTSRWRLCGIVSWGTGCALARKPGVYTKVIDFREWIFQAIKTHSEATGMVTQP, from the exons ATGAGGAACCTGGGGCTCACAGAGGAGGTTCCACTTGTCCAAGACCCCAGCCTGGAAAGG CAGGGGACTGGCCCAGTGCCCACCACTTGCTGTGCTGAGGACCAAGCTGGCAGTGGCCCCAGCTTGCTGTCTGTTGCAGGTGGCCGGACTGCACCATGCTGTTCCAGACCCAAGGTGGCAGCTCTCACTGTGGGGACCCTGCTGTTCCTGACAGGCATTGGGGCTGCGTCCTGGGCCATTG TGACCATCCTACTACGGAGTGACCAGGAGCCACTGTACCAAG TGCAGCTCAGTCCCGGGGACTCTCGACTTTTGGTGTTGGACAAGACAGAGGGAACGTGGAGGCTGCTGTGCTCCTCACGCTCCAACGCCAGGGTAGCAGGGCTCGGCTGTGAGGAGATGGGCTTTCTCAG GGCTCTGGCGCACTCAGAGCTGGATGTGCGAACCGCGGGCGCCAACGGCACATCGGGCTTCTTCTGCGTGGACGAGGGCGGTCTGCCTCTGGCTCAGCGGTTGCTGGATGTCATCTCTGTATG CGACTGTCCTAGAGGCCGATTCCTGACTGCCACCTGCCAAG ACTGTGGCCGCAGGAAGCTGCCGGTGGATCGCATTGTGGGGGGCCAGGACAGCAGCCTGGGAAGATGGCCATGGCAGGTCAGCCTGCGTTATGATGGGACCCACCTCTGTGGGGGATCCCTGCTGTCCGGGGACTGGGTACTGACCGCTGCACACTGCTTTCCAGA GAGGAACCGGGTCCTGTCTCGGTGGCGAGTATTTGCTGGTGCTGTAGCCCGGACCTCACCTCATGCCGTGCAGCTGGGGGTTCAGGCTGTGATCTATCATGGGGGCTACCTTCCCTTTCGAGACCCTACTATCGACGAAAACAGCAATGACATTGCCCTGGTCCACCTCTCTAGCTCCCTGCCTCTCACAG AATACATCCAGCCGGTGTGTCTCCCTGCTGCGGGACAGGCCCTGGTGGACGGCAAGGTCTGTACAGTGACCGGCTGGGGTAACACACAGTTCTATG GCCAGCAAGCTGTGGTGCTCCAAGAGGCCCGGGTCCCCATCATAAGCAACGAAGTTTGCAACAGCCCCGACTTCTACGGGAATCAGATCAAACCCAAGATGTTCTGTGCTGGCTATCCTGAGGGTGGTATTGATGCATGCCAG GGTGACAGCGGAGGCCCCTTTGTATGTGAGGACAGAATCTCTGGAACATCAAGATGGCGGCTCTGCGGCATTGTAAGCTGGGGTACGGGCTGTGCTTTGGCCCGGAAGCCGGGAGTGTACACCAAAGTCATTGACTTCCGGGAGTGGATCTTCCAGGCCATAAAG ACTCACTCCGAAGCTACCGGCATGGTAACTCAGCCCTGA